The Hypomesus transpacificus isolate Combined female chromosome 2, fHypTra1, whole genome shotgun sequence genome window below encodes:
- the LOC124475547 gene encoding AT-rich interactive domain-containing protein 1A-like — translation MAAQVASAATLNTTPSELKKSDRDPKEESVPVEKQQEKKQPGLESGSPGRGDLQDGADVGNAGGGGELEMKNGNGNPPRANNNQNDSIGSEGNNHPGMVHHHGSAFPPPSYGYSQHYGRAPFHQHGGQQSPGMAAAAGPAVQSSNMMDPYQPNSHDHGFSNHQYNNYNPFPNRTPYPGQGYGINSPRSAQPPTAGGQPAKQQPAGGPTSMAGSYNNQRYNVGNPQPTSTPTLNQLLTSPSSTRGYPNYPPSDYSNQEGASKGPTDMGSSGQYGGGNPSWQQRTHHPSPMSPGSAGQPLSRNQAPGSMDPMGKMRSQAYGGGGPYPQQPQQGPPPGAQQGPGYPGQGYGPPGPHRYPVGMQGRTPGGMGGMQYGQQMASYGQQGPGGYGPQSQGPYYGSQGQAPHPGQQQAPYPQAPTGQQGGPAPYAGQPHPGQQPHPGQQPHPGQHPHPGQQPHPGQQPHPGQQTH, via the exons ATGGCCGCTCAGGTCGCCAGTGCCGCCACTCTCAACACTACGCCTTCAGAACTTAAAAAATCGGATCGAGACCCCAAAGAGGAGTCGGTACCGGTGGAGAAGCagcaagaaaaaaagcaaccggGATTAGAGAGCGGATCTCCGGGCCGGGGGGATCTGCAGGACGGGGCCGATGTTGGAaatgcagggggaggaggggaacttGAGATGAAGAACGGGAATGGGAACCCGCCCAGGGCTAATAATAATCAGAATGATTCCATCGGATCCGAGGGGAATAACCATCCCGGGATGGTACACCATCACGGATCCGCATTTCCTCCACCTTCTTATGGATACAGTCAGCACTACGGTCGGGCCCCTTTTCATCAACATGGCGGACAACAAAGCCCTGGCATGGCAGCTGCTGCAGGTCCGGCCGTGCAATCGAGCAACATGATGGACCCATATCAGCCCAACTCGCACGACCATGGCTTTTCGAACCACCAGTATAACAATTACAATCCATTCCCGAATAGAACTCCTTATCCCGGCCAAGGATACGGCATCAACTCTCCGCGCAGCGCCCAGCCTCCGACAGCTGGGGGACAGCCAGCAAAGCAACAACCAGCGGGAGGACCCACATCTATGGCTGGATCTTACAATAATCAGAGATATAATGTGGGGAACCCACAGCCAACATCCACGCCAACCCTCAACCAGCTTCTAACCTCCCCAAGTTCCACGAGAGGTTATCCAAACTACCCACCAAGCGATTACAGTAACCAGGAGGGAGCTAGCAAGGGACCAACAGACATGGGCAGCAGCGGTCAGTATGGAGGGGGCAATCCGAGTTGGCAACAAAGGACTCATCACCCATCGCCTATGAGTCCTGGAAGTGCAGGGCAGCCTCTAAGTAGAAACCAG GCTCCTGGCTCCATGGATCCGATGGGGAAGATGAGAAGCCAGGCGTATGGAGGGGGAGGCCCATacccccagcagccccagcagGGCCCCCCTCCTGGGGCTCAGCAAGGGCCAGGCTACCCTGGCCAGGGCTACGGACCTCCGGGCCCCCATAGATACCCAGTGGGAATGCAGGGCCGCACTCCTGGTGGCATGGGAGGCATGCAGTATGGGCAGCAG ATGGCTTCCTATGGACAGCAAGGACCAGGAGGGTATGGGCCCCAGAGCCAGGGACCATACTATGGCTCCCAGGGCCAGGCTCCCCACCCTGGGCAGCAGCAGGCCCCCTACCCCCAGGCCCCAACCGGACAGCAGGGCGGACCAGCACCCTACGCTGGGCAGCCCCACCCAGGCCAACAGCCCCACCCAGGCCAGCAGCCCCACCCAGGCCAGCATCCCCACCCTGGCCAGCAGCCCCACCCAGGCCAACAGCCCCACCCAGGCCAGCAGACCCAC